A segment of the Necator americanus strain Aroian chromosome IV, whole genome shotgun sequence genome:
gtttcaacatgccgagattcaaagacagtcgaacatgggcaatacgtagagtttttattttttccaaagctCTGACAAAAGCGATAACGTTGAAGCGTTAGCTGTTAATCAGGATGGAACACAACCTTTTCGAATACGACCCCTCAGTTGCTGCCAGATCAACATATTGGGAATTTCGTGTTTCGAAAaaccaaaaccaaaaattagttgaggaaaaagtggcaaatgagaaaattggCAGCTGACAGAAACGCAGAAACACCAACTAGTAGAGGAAACAAATTTAGTGCAATGTTGTTGGCATATTGGTATTCAAATACTCTCATTTTTATCCTTGTCTATcaaatgtttttgaatattGATTAAAACAAATGATAGGTCAAAAGGGGAAGGTGGTAATGGGTCGCCGCAGGTTCGATACCCTGTTGTGTAAAATGCTAGCAAATGAGTTAGAAACGTGGAACCACTtcgaaaagatgaagaatataATTATATGTAGTGTTCAGctgtttaaaagtggatttgttATAGTTCAATGACCAagttcagattctgtgcagattgttaggtctggaagATCGCAACTAACTTCATGAAGActaagagaaatattttagataGATTTACAGAGGTTTGACTCACAAAATAGTCGTAACGCTGTTTTTTGCAaccttctgcttttttttttggaatttaggtggaaaaggaaaatgcCGCTTTTCTCATATATTgcccattaaaaaaaattgaaaaaaaaggcgaaGCTCTGGAAACTGAGAGATACAGCATCTGATATAGAAAATCTTCGGCTACAACATACTGGAAGATAATTTGCTTCGCACTAAGCTACTTCGAGTGATTAGACTTTCTTCAAGATCATACACTTTCCGGCGCGAGAGCAAAAATCGGAAGTTTTTTCGATCCAGAGAAGATTTTTTAATAAATCACCCACAAATTCGTATGGAGACTAAGTAAATTCCCAtatgcaaaatttcttcttttcgggcagtttcctcaaaatttagatTGGAAGGatgaagaaatcgaaaattttctacttgtcccatctaaatttcAAAGTAACTAGGTCTCAAAATATagggcaaaccttcttctctggAAAACTACTATTTGAAACTACCTGAAATATTACTCTTGTTCTTTTCTCCActtatcacgaagttatttgcgatctCCAAAATCTAACCaagtgcacagaatctgagcttttttgacCATTAAACTCTGATcgatccacttttaaactgctcaAAACTATGTATAACTCTTTATCTTTTAGAGTTGGTTTCGagtttcgttcttttttgcaaaaatatggCTCAACGGGGTACTGAACTTAGGTGGCCCTATTGTCACATCGTCAACAGATTGTGCACTGCCGAAACGAAATGTCGAAATTATTGTCCTACACCCAAAACGTATAAaacgtaatattttgtcctggttATCATGGTTTCGCTACTGCCCAATCCCTTTCTGCGCCCATTCCTTGCAACCCCTTCCGTCTACGAACCCCCAGTGAGAAATTCCCATCACATGTTTGATCCTGCTGTTACTAATTTTACCTATTTTTGATGTAGTTAAGTCAAAATCAATACAAGCGACATATTGAATATGCGAGATTCAGGGGCAGTCAAACTATGTTATCCTAGATATATCGTGATCATCTGTCCTATATTTGTGCTATTAGTCATACCACACTTCACATATGTTACAATATCTTGGTCTAAGCACTGCATCCGGTTGTTGAACCTCTCTGTTGGGCGATGGCGATCCACAATCGGCGGCAAGCGTTTGCTGCATTTTGTTCAAGACCTGGTCGGTTTGAAGCCAACCGTTTGCGTGATATTGCCCCATaagtcatgtcgttttaacccaagTATCACAATTATAAAGCACATGTCTGTCGAAATCATTTATACTTTCAAGACGTAATGTAGTATCGTGCGTAAAATATTCGTATTCGGAAACAGGTTGAATTTAGTCACATGTGTTAGGTACGAAAGCAGGAATGAAGCTTGCCGCTCCGAGCACGTGCAGAAAAGCGACGAATGAGAATATGGCGACGATGACCGCTAGTGCAGTTGTGGATATACAACACGTCTTGACCAGACTTCTCTTATCCTTAAAGTACTGCTGTCGAGTGGATTGAATATAAAGAACATAGTGTTGAACGCATCCGCGTACGTGCTTGCGCATCCACTAATCCTTACCGACGTGAATTTCCGTCTCCCAGAGGGTTTCTTTGAAGCAGGGCTCTTCATGGGAGTTGCAGCAGGTTTTGCAGTACGTTTCTTAGATGGGACttaagcaaaaaagaagtaagttTTTAGTTCCAGTGGATTTCTTACCTTAAAAAACAACTTCAATCACCAGCATCTGCAAGGTAATCGATCTGGTTGTCATTTGTGAAGCCTCCAGTTCtggaattgaataaataatcgGAGAGGTATGAAGTAAATCATAACTTTTGAGGACTCACGGAGATGGTGAGAGTGGTTGCTGTTCAGGCGGCTGGTTCGCTGGCTGTCCTGCTGGCTGTCCTGCTGGCTGATTACCTGGTGGAGCAAAAAAATCGTCCATCTGAAAAATCACCTTTAATGGGGAAACTGTCAGAACGATAAATGTACAAGAAACCTAGGCACCTATGTTTGCCCGGACGGCTGCGATACGCGCTCGATTAAAGCGCTATAGAAGGAGCACGTAACGTGTGGAGTGGACGACGACTGCGATAGCAATTGGCGTGTCGCGGTTATCTGGGCAAAGACAGCTCCGACGATGAATACAAACTTTTGATCATATAGCACAGCCTTCTTGACCCAAAAAGACCAGTGCACTAAAATCAGGTGATGTCCTTTCTACTCTTCTATTTATACTTTTTCGACATGATTTTTTATCATTAGAAACAATCAGGATCATTTTAGGACAATTAAGAATGAGAGCGGTCACTGGACGTTCAGATTGCAAGTAGTCAGAATGGGCATAATTTCAAATAACTCATAATTATCAAACCGGCTTTATTCGTATCTTTTGTTCCTCCACTCTGAGTCCCCAAACGTGAAACTGGAAATGCTGCCTTCTATTGGGAACTTTCTTTCTTGGCATCTTTCGATTTCTAGTTACGTGCTGTATCGACAGGGTAAAACTATGAGAATGGCAATTTTTTGCTTCTCCGACCTTTCAGGAAAGCAGAAATGAGAACTAAGAGGGTTGAAGATTGTTCGAGGTTCCTGGTACGTCGCAGATCCCATCAAAACTCTTCCGCATTTCTTCCATCATCGATACCATCCAGACTGCACCATGAATGTGAGTCCCTCCGGTAGGAAAACAAACCAACCACGTTCACAAACGAGCGCAGCCAGTGAGCTTTCTTGATTGCAAATTGTCACCCAGGGCGAATCAGATCTACACTCGCTGCTGTATCCTTAGATACTGATGTTTTGATAAAGTCTTGAAGGTGTGTATCGGAGACAATCTCGTAGTTCGCACATTTTCACGAATGGCATGCAGCCATTCGTAGTCGATGAATATCTGTTTTAGTTATCCATGGAtagattactgagagaaaTCCTGAAGGCTTCAAAAGCCTTCCCATCATGCATTTTCTCCTCATAAGCTGCAACACCATAATCTTCACAGATTTTTCATTGGCCCTGATTTCCAGCTAAGGTTTCgccgttatcgccttcgtcagagcctgaaagtCAAAGAGATAAGTGTTAGTGTATAGTTATAATTTCAGATCATCCTACATGCATCCAGTTTTTGCATgctcaaaaaaaacttgatgaTCAAAAGGGTAACACGGCAAATCACTTCTTACTACAATAATTAATCACGAGGGCTTTTATAACTTCCCCAGTAACCCGttccgtagatcaaaactcgCGGTTTGGTGTGGGATAGTTCATTTGTGATCGCAAAgcactcatcctttctgttcatttttggatctTTGGCAGTTATCCAAAAATCTCTAGTATTCTGCGTGCTATGGTGTCGAACTCTGAGGATACTATCGTAACTTCCACCTCTATGTCGGAGTTTCTATGGCGTATTTTATGGTGTGCTCCGAGTGGAATGAAAAGGGCAGACTTCGCGCCCACATCTAGATGATCCTTCATCCGAATGCACAGTGGCGTCACCTTCCAGTTTTGTAATGTTCATCACACGGCTTTCACGTGACACGACAAACCACTCCTCCATAGCATGTAGTCACTCTCTCTGCCATTTGCACAAACCACGGAGCTTGTGCAGAGTCGGTCATGCGCACGAACCTTACGTTACGTAACGACTGACACTTGAGGTTCGCTGGTGGTATTTCCATAACCCTCACCTCATTCTGTAGATCCGGTTGGTGTGGATATGTACGTACAGCTCTGTTCGTATTGTAGAAGATGCAAGGTAGACAGTAGTATTCATGCGTATGCTGAGATTCAAGGATACTCGAAGATAGGCGACTACTACTCGCACCCATAGAACGCACGCCGTGATCCGAAACCAAATCCAGCGCAAGcaatagttaaaaaaaaggatttggtCACTGATCACAGTTTGTAGTGATAAATGATACCTGGAAGTTTGTTAATTTACAGGGCTATTTATACTTGTATCAAACTCTTTCCTATATCTAATTAAACTCTCACCCACCACCCTTATTCGACATCTCCCTTGTTCTAGCGATAAGATTTCTTCGCCTTGTTTTCAACAAACCTACAGTCATTCCTGTCCGTCTTACTGTTACGGAATGTACCTACGACATCTAACTGTCCTATTTGTACGAAGTCTGCAGCTTTTTTCGTCCTTTCCACTGCAATATTCAATTAATACCAGACAGTTCTAGAGTATGAACAATTTCTTATGTAGATTGGACTACACTCCATGTGTGCATGAGAATGTCGTTTGGTGGTTCTACACTCCCCCACCAATGGTTTCTGTCATCTGGTTTGCATTGTTCTTGGCTTTTTTCGTTTAcattttctaaagatttttttgaaaaatttctttcggaTCCCCTGTATTATATGATTCAGCGAGTAAACCCTGGTTGTTAGCGATGAGAACGATTGTGCTGCAGGTCGACAGCAGAGAACACTGCTATTTTTCCGCTCTGAACCTTACCGATGTTCATTATCTCATCCACTTCTTAAGACGGAACATTTACATTGAGAGAGTATTTTCAATCTCTTGGTGTTTCAAAGGtttaacatgaaataaaactttataaGACCTCCTGATCAATAAGCCGCTTATACACAGTAATGTAGAACTGTAACAGAAGTAACATTAACTCTCATTTAGCAGTCACATTATTTTGTAGGGCAGTAGTACGGTAGGAGGCTTTGCACAACGGTTAAAACTTCCAAAACGTGTAGTAGAATGACAGTTGTGAAGATAACGACGATGACAAGCAGGACTATCACGACAATAAGCAACTTTTTCAGTGTAGGGGTTTTCTGGAAGAGGTgaacatttttgtttgaaatagaaaagaaatctattGCTTTTTGGAGGTGTACCAACCGCCTTTGTTTTGCCACTCAATAAAGGATCCTTTTCTGAATTGGTACTTTTGACACTTTTAGACCTGCCTCTACCGAACAATCGGAACTTCGATTTCTTTCCTATAATGTGCAAAATGTTTACTGGAAACATGCGTGTTCCTCAAGATCTGGAAGTTTACTATAAAACTGGCATAATGAAGGCTACTGTAGATACCGGGAGTCTGCGGTTTTCTAGATGTGGGTGTCTGTGAGAACGGTGAATTTGGTGGTACTCCTGGTGATGGacctggtggtggtggcgcatcccccgctggtggtggtggtgccGGTGGAGGGGGGGGAGGAAGAGGATCACCAGGTGAAGGAGAACCTCCTGGAGGTAGGAAGTAACTCATTCTTCGCAAGGTTTTCGAgaacttcctgaaaatttgCTGTTGAACTTATCTCAAGAACGACTTTCAGTAAACATCCAGAGTTCCATACATCTTTTGTATTATGACCAAGAACCCACCGTCTTCACTAAGGGGTTGATTTGTTGACAGATGAAGTCGTTCTGAAGGATTAGGAAGGCGACTGCCTCTTCGCAGCTAGTGAGTGAAATAGACGTTCCCAAggcctttttttgttgatactTATCTTGTCCGTTGAATCAAATTCGATCGAATCAATTTGTCAATCACACGATCAATTTCACTTGTCCTGCTGTAGGTGGAATGCAATTCTGCTGCCTATGCTCCGTCATCATCACCGACGGCGACGACGAAGGTTGGCGATGACGACTTTGTTCTTGGCTTCTGGATAATGTTGTCGCAGCGATCACTGTCGGTGTAGCCCTTTCAATCAATAGGTAACGAGGATAAGTCTTCATAGTTAATGAAATCGTTGTCGCTTGTGATGACTATGCTTGCAGCATTCTAAATCGCATATCCATACAAACTAGCCAAGCTTCTACATCCGAGTATTCAGAAACTATCCTAACATTCGTCGTTTAGAATATATTACTTCTAAATGTAGATGGACCACGATAAAacgatcaccttgatcaccttgatcaccttgactcccgttgatcttaaaactggtcgagcgggcaccagtaattcttccatttgtcccgattgCGTGCCAGAgcagcccagtggttcctccttttgcgtgggacacgaagagcatcataattttttttgaaggacttcataaagaaatctgaccatcggatcggcggtcttcctgtagtgcgcttaaaggcatcagtccacgaatctgaggtggtacggatttcaggtggagtattcgtacacaggatggaagactatggagagggggtgatttcgtccatttcttcctaattgccgtaaaaaacggcccggaagatacggcttcaggcgttctggcgcactattttctacaaggagtccgactggagcgcgccagccttgtgcggtgccgcatcttccgggccgttttttacggcaattaggacgaaatggactgaatcacacccctttccttaatctactatccagtgtacaaatactccacctgaaatccgcaccacctcagatccgtggtatgctgcctttaatatcgCAGGggacccagtcgctcacggctctggtccaacggttgtcgttaaagtgcatcacgtgtccggcgcaccttatttcactttccttggcaaacgtggcggcgtctctaatcttcgatcgctgacgtaggagggaacttcgaatcccgtccctcacttgcttgaaacgggaactccctgcatcactctctcaattgcacGTTcgatgacgctcaccgcgttttcctcctgcttgcgaaatgcccaggtttccgaagcataggtcagagcaggaagtacggttgtgttgaagaggtgagcacggagccgaatgttcctggtcttcttcgcTACaccctcgatgctcttatacgctccccaatccgctcgtctcctcctctccagctcgggggtcgggtcattcatcatgttcaattcccgacccagatgaacgtagctggtgcattcggatatgttcgttccgttgagcgtgaatggggcattcgagacccatccgttgcgcatgaacatcgtcttttgcagattcagctggaGGCCGATGCATggacatgtttcgtcgaattcgatcAGCATTCgctccgcttggctgatgctaggtgttatcatcAGCAAAgtgcaaatggtgtagctgccggcCATCAATCTTCACTTCCATCtcatcccattccaactttcgcattgcgttttcgacggtggctgtgaatattttgggtgagattgtatcaccctgtaggaccctcctcttcacgtcaatgatgatgttcttgtagaatggcgaaattccgatcgtgaagttactgtacaactctcgaagtacctttatatattgagtagggacgccttggttgtccaaggcttccacgaccgattccgtctcaactgagtcgaaggcctccttcaagtcgatgaaggtgagacagagcggcatcttgtactctcgtgatacctcgatgagtttcgaaacagtgtgaatgtggtcaagcgtgctgaatccttttcgaaactctGCTTGCTcacatggctgtccttcatccaagacttcttcaatcctattaaggatcaatcttgtaaagagcttgtagatgacggacagtaagccgatagttgccgatgtcatatggatctccctttttatacaacaacacggtcttgctggtcttccactgtttaggaaccttgcattatGACAAGTAACGTGTAAAGATCCTCGCCAGAGTGTTGATGAACACTGGCGGAAGGtttttcaggtgttctggtcttattctgtagGGACCgcgtgccgtacgatttcttaccgacatgatagcatatTTCCaaaggttctcccgtccgtatttcggacgggagaacctttGGAAATGagatgtccgtcttccctcagatggtgaggaggcaagtggaaatggctgtcgaagagatcaaagaagaagtcgtagatgattttctccatccccctcatcgatgcaatggttgttcccttcgggttccggagagcaatCCTCGACTTGCAACTGGCGAAGTATCGACGGgaatagcggatgcttttccacgcctctgcagcttctgccagcacttctgctcttctctctttaaggtcttccttgatcgtctctctgcaaagccttgcaagcacggacgtgagttcttggttccctgcgacTCGTGATGCTCCCAGCTTgctatcagctcaagagtttcaagagacaagcgtctcttggtggttttaaaactctcagccttcttcgcgcaattgtgaaggtgttcaatATATTCCTCGtcaatgttgtccattgcggaatcttcccaaaagccggcttgcgaagagatcccagttaatagTTAGTCCGATGtaaagttcctcaggcgttcttcttggtccaactttggcgttgaaatcgccaattatgaaattgtagaaggcatgatcttctcggtagaacttctccaaagagcttcgacttcttcttcgtagcttgatgttggtgcgtaagcgacgaagatagtcaaagctggcgttggaccacatcttctcatccgcagacgtccgattcgggtcgtaagttgttcgaaagagtcgatgttctttgccatacacgtgttgacgaggacgctagctccaccaacacctctactgtcgcatgttcctaagaacagttcttctccagtttcatatacgtcGTCTCGTTTCGGTaggtccgatgacgtcgtacttggtCTTcatggcttgcatcatcagatctttgatggccgcttccgatgcaagcgtacgtgcatTATAAGTACaaatcgtcatcctagtcgtTTTCGTTTCGATAGCCTATATGGCTCCTACAACCCcatccttcctggcgctaccataccaggctttcctccggaatcaggagactcttctctattactgtgacatgcaaaaaaatttcataacgcatgggcaggttgcaagcctctagtcccatgagtttttgggagaacttccgttctcccggagtggacatgtggagcttgtttgctggaggcgactccaaaccgcctcccttgcacctcccagtcacttaattgcaggcttttggccggaccgacgtgcgggatacaaggatgtcatgagtcattCCTTAGAGAACAGGGAGTCCGCGTCACGATAAAACGATGTCGCTGCAATTTAACCTGTGTCAAATTTGTGTGAAGTGCAGTTCTTCCgagtgattttaaaaaatcaaatacaaaCATTTTCGTGCTTTTAGTTTTCCTCCTAATAAGAAAATAGTTGCGCAAGGCGGATAGCTAATTTTTCAGCATCagcttacttttatttttgaaataattttgcaAATCTAATTCTGCAACATACATTTGGAATGGTATCTCTGAAGCCCCAGAGATCAACAACGTGCAACAGTACAATGCGCGATGCACTTTCATATCTGCAAGGAACGTCGTTTACGAGTAAACTTTTTGAATGACCCGTAATAAAATGGATGATCGATCGGATTATGGAATAATCATTCGAAACGGGTTATGGGTCATGTTGATAGAGCAGTACGTCGTCACGGGTGCCGCTCTATAGGCATCGCCCACACTCTTTTTAATGAGATGGACCGTAGATTTGGATGTGTGTCACCTTTCTTCTACTCCTGATGTCGTAcgtaaaatttgatttttccgcttaaattcctcaaaaaagggaaaggatttctaagaaaaatatgtgTGAAATATCGTGTAACTTgttaaaaatcaatttcatttttcttttcaactacCACCAACTTATCCGATATATACCCATAAAAACAGATATCAAGCAATTAGTTAATAAATACTCTATCCCACATGAACTATTTAGTATTGCTAGCCAACATATTGCATTGCTTAGTGAGCTCATCGTTCAGCCGAAATGTAATCCCAGGATATTTTGTAGCTCTCGTAACTGTTCTTTTCCTCCGCGGTTTCTTTGTCGTCTTATCAACCACTTTGAAACTGCAAAGAAGACAATTCTCAAAATACTTCAGAATTAACTGTCCGCGAAGTTCACAAAAGTTCACCTAGCATGGACGTCTCCTTGATGCATTCGAATGCATACATCAAACGGCATACTATTGAATGAAACATCCACATCTCCACCGATTGTAGTGACGACGCCCATATTGGTATTCAGCCGATGAACCACTTCTCCATGATGGAATAATGTTCCGTGAGCATCGAGGCTAACAGACACACTGAAACATTTGAGAAGATCCTCgagaatatttcttttctagaagaaTCAACGCAAGTTCACATACTTAGCGTTGAAGTTCGATATGGAATGTTGGTTCCACAGTGATACTGAAGATGAGGTGAGTAACTTGAGTGAAATTGCACCCACAGACGTTGCTTCCACAGCAAGTCCAGAGAGAAGTGGAAAAGTAAGCGAAATATCACGGAGCACCGCGTTTCCCTTAAGCGATGAGTTTGACAAGGGAAAAAACTAATCATTACATCTTAGAAACtaatgggaaaaaatgtttcagtgagtttgaaaagaaagtcGTTTGAGGATCCATCCGAGGAGTTCTCCGGAACTAATATAATTTTTCAGctctttgcaattttttttaaattttttttcagctcaaGCAAGAAAGAATGTATAAGGAGAGCAGTGCATGAAAGGAAAGATAAATAAGTTTGTTGTAAAGTAGATGAAttaatgaatggatgaaaaatgGTGGAATGTATgtatgaacgaatgaatgaacgaaacaCCTCTAGAATTTTGACAGTTTGCCCATCGGCATTCCACGCAGCTCCCATCATTTCCGAGGCATCCTAAAACCTACATTCAACAtatattcctttttctttttgtgatacACTTAAACGTCAGTCATCCAAATCTACTactattttgattattttatttttcaagcaCTCAAACAACCTGAAAGATTGTGTGTACAGGCAATGCATGGTTGATGAACGAAATTCGAACGTCCGCTTCTGGATCTGCTGGAGTTGTTTGCTCTCTGATGAACGAATCC
Coding sequences within it:
- a CDS encoding hypothetical protein (NECATOR_CHRIV.G14877.T1), whose product is MTDSAQAPWFVQMAERVTTCYGGVMDDFFAPPGNQPAGQPAGQPANQPPEQQPLSPSPTGGFTNDNQIDYLADAVPSKKRTAKPAATPMKSPASKKPSGRRKFTSDKRSLVKTCCISTTALAVIVAIFSFVAFLHVLGAASFIPAFVPNTCD
- a CDS encoding hypothetical protein (NECATOR_CHRIV.G14877.T2): MDDFFAPPGNQPAGQPAGQPANQPPEQQPLSPSPTGGFTNDNQIDYLADAVPSKKRTAKPAATPMKSPASKKPSGRRKFTSDKRSLVKTCCISTTALAVIVAIFSFVAFLHVLGAASFIPAFVPNTCD
- a CDS encoding hypothetical protein (NECATOR_CHRIV.G14878.T2); protein product: MKTYPRYLLIERATPTVIAATTLSRSQEQSRHRQPSSSPSVMMTEHRQQNCIPPTAGQVKLIVRKFSKTLRRMSYFLPPGGSPSPGDPLPPPPPPAPPPPAGDAPPPPGPSPGVPPNSPFSQTPTSRKPQTPGKKSKFRLFGRGRSKSVKSTNSEKDPLLSGKTKAKTPTLKKLLIVVIVLLVIVVIFTTVILLHVLEVLTVVQSLLPYYCPTK
- a CDS encoding hypothetical protein (NECATOR_CHRIV.G14878.T1) is translated as MRNGWVSNAPFTLNGTNISECTSYVHLGRELNMMNDPTPELERRRRADWGAYKSIEGVAKKTRNIRLRAHLFNTTVLPALTYASETWAFRKQEENAVSVIERAIERVMQGVPVSSKKFSKTLRRMSYFLPPGGSPSPGDPLPPPPPPAPPPPAGDAPPPPGPSPGVPPNSPFSQTPTSRKPQTPGKKSKFRLFGRGRSKSVKSTNSEKDPLLSGKTKAKTPTLKKLLIVVIVLLVIVVIFTTVILLHVLEVLTVVQSLLPYYCPTK
- a CDS encoding hypothetical protein (NECATOR_CHRIV.G14878.T3) → MLIEFDETCPCIGLQLNLQKTMFMRNGWVSNAPFTLNGTNISECTSYVHLGRELNMMNDPTPELERRRRADWGAYKSIEGVAKKTRNIRLRAHLFNTTVLPALTYASETWAFRKQEENAVSVIERAIERVMQGVPVSSK
- a CDS encoding hypothetical protein (NECATOR_CHRIV.G14879.T1), with the protein product MTSATIGLLSVIYKLFTRLILNRIEEVLDEGQPCEQAEFRKGFSTLDHIHTVSKLIEVSREYKMPLCLTFIDLKEAFDSVETESVVEALDNQGVPTQYIKVLRELYSNFTIGISPFYKNIIIDVKRRVLQGDTISPKIFTATVENAMRKLEWDEMEVKIDGRQLHHLHFADDNT
- a CDS encoding hypothetical protein (NECATOR_CHRIV.G14880.T1); the protein is MDNIDEEYIEHLHNCAKKAESFKTTKRRLSLETLELIASWEHHESQGTKNSRPCLQGFAERRSRKTLKREEQKCWQKLQRRGKASAIPVDTSPVASRGLLSGTRREQPLHR